GCAGAACATTAATTTGGATTAGAACATCACATTAAAAAGGGACTGAAAAATAAAGGTCATACAGACTGTAATATGTGAATCTGAATGAAGTAGTGAACCAAAGTGAACAGAAACTAGTAGAATTATGTAATATGGTCAAAATGAGAAAATTGTCAAAGAACAAATGGAACCTTAAACTTGTGATATCTCCTCCTAAAGAGGTAAACATAAATCTCTAAGATTATGAGCTTCAAAGCTTGACAAGATAATTTACATCCATGATGAAATTTGtactgaacattttttttgaaggAACATAACAAATAATACCGTACATGCTAATTTTTAGATGGGAGTTTCAATCAGTTATCAAGGGGACACAAGGCGACAGTCCATATTAGAACGTGCTAGTAATAACAAAAAATCAACCATAGCAAAGAAGCCACAAGTCAATAAAGATTCAGACTTATGGGCAGATAACTAAACTTCTTTAATAAATATAACCATATTGGGCGGATAAATAGACATATACTCCTACAAATTTATGGGGAGGGGGCGACACTGGAGAGCTCTATCGGCGAAGACCTGGTTACTGACCATCTTGCAGGGAGGAGATGCAAAGCACATGAATAAGCAAGCCAACGGTCAACGAAACCTGACACTGAGGACCACTAGCGATGTTGCACGACTAGTTGGCCTACTGCGAATCGATGACCACCCACCAATGGAAAAAATGGAGTGTTCCTAAGAAAATGCAGTTACAGAGTGTTAAATACAAGAATACAACCACAAGTAAGCATATAATGTAAAATGTAGATAACCTTTTTGGACAAAAGGTTCGATCCCTGCTTTAACAAAAGCGATAGTTTGCTGGGTACCAGCTCTTACAGGAACTGCGGAACAGAACATAACAAGTGCAACCCAGGATGCAAAACTCCTCATGCAGCAAAACACATCTAATAACCAAGGAACGACGACACACGGCAAGTAACATCCATCAAATAGAAAAATAGTCACAGAATGAGCCCAAGGAAAAAAATAGGAAACATAGCATCATGAATCCCACTGATTGCAATGATCTTCGGTATGGTTCTGAGATTGAAGGAATGACTGGAATGTCTCCTGATAACTCGAGCAATTCTGCTGGGTAGAACCATTTATTTTCATATGACCATATGTAAAATCAGTAGTTGAGAAATTAGGTGCGTCTGTAAAAACTACTTGGCATAGTAAAAGAAGGCAACACAAATGAACTAAGGAGATTGTTCTTTAGTTGCAGCAGGAACTTCAGGAAAAAGATGTGCAAATTAGCACAATCGGATCAGAGATTGCATCTCAGAAAAGGGAAGCTGAATCTTATGCAAAACAATTTTCTGTTGAGCTGGAAGGTGCAAGAATGGAAGTACGCAATTTGGAGAAACATGTTGAGATATTGTTTAATCAGAGAAAGCTTgcagaataaaaataaataagctTACAGATTTGAAGACAGTGTCAAGCGAGCAACATGGAAGAATAAAGGAGTTGACTGATGAACTCAGCATAAAAGACCAAGGTGGACTGATGCATCTTTCTTTAAACTGAATTTTCTTTGGTAGCTTCTGTTTTATGTTTGTTAGCTTTTGTAGATTTAAAGAAATAAATGCCTGCATACTCTCGGCAACGACTCCCAACATCCATCATGGCTTTCCAAAAAAAAATCACCTCCAAGGTTACTACAAGAAGCATTATCGTGAAATTAAGGATGTAAACTGAACATTGAGAAGGAGACTGATGCTAGATGGATCTTTTCATACGCAGACATGCTTAGCTTTGGCTGGACTAGTGAGGTAATAAGCATCCTAATGCAGAGCTAACCTTATTGGACATCATAAACTATATGGCAGATATATATGCAACATAAGATTCCAAAATCAGTAATTGTACAAAGATGAAACAAACAACAAGATAATCAATCATGGCATACCTATCAATATATCACTGTTAAGAGTCTTCTTTGAGCACATTGTCAGTAGCAGTTCCCATTCAGGCATTAAAACAAACACCTCGTGGGCAAGAAATGAGGCAGCACAGAATGAGATCCAAAGGGAATTACGGAGGACACCTAAGCAGTGAAATTTTTGGAGGCAATCATCAAATCAATAAAGATGCTATATAGCAGGAGGAAAGGGGCTAGCAGAAAAAGGTGACATGGTGTAAGAGGAAGAGCTAGCAGCCGCATGCAAGGAGAAGAAGGGCAGCGTGCTTGCTGTGTCGTGTGCAAGGGAGGAGCACGAACTTAAATACCGGTGGCGGCGCGGGATGCTCGTCCTTCTGCAGTCCGTGGCGACCGTGGTCGAACCAACGCCGCCGTGACCACCACTAGCAGTGTGGTCGCGACCACCACTTGCAGCGCCGCCGCGACCACCACCTGCTGCGCTGCCCCGACATCGAGGCCACACGCCTGATCAAAATGCTTCGCGTCTGAATCCATTCTCGCCGATCTAACCCGCTGAGCATCATGCCGCCGACCACCAAGCCAGGTGCCGCCCGCCATTCACCGTCAAAACTGCCGCTCAACACTCACGAGCTGTTGAGGAACTAGGGAGTGGGGACACCGGGTCGTGGCCTCGTGGGCTACCATGAAACGGTTTGTAGCTTTCGGTGGGGTGGGTAGCGGACTGGCGGTGGTCTCTGGCCCGGGTGGGACCGAGGGAGTCTGGCTCGCTGGATGGATCGGGGTGAAGAATTATTTATTCTTCACCCCAGGTTCTTAATAGAttttctctctctatatatatagggTTGCTCACCGTTGAGGAGactgcggagcgctctgctcgcgtcccccCGCACGTGCTCTGCCAACGGTTGGGCATGCGCacaatcacgtcgggggccccatatgcatgcggttgtgccgcgcgcgttgccacgcgatgcagttgtGGCgcaatggagttacgcgctgcaaattagaactgccatcatggcctgccgatattcctggtcgtccggcttcccctttaattcccgcggccattataaccttagtctcttcaacctttcgatcacgccccacaacacaacaagcacacccacgatgacacatagagaggggatgtccagcggcgctccaatagagtttggcgagcatagagtggacacccacgcgagggagatggatctttcggtggtgtacaccattgacCCGGCCGTGGTGAatgactacatcaacaacgttgggCAGTTGCTTGCTgaagacaagtacaaggtggtcggcatcgacctcgagtacaccgCTGGTCGtctcggcatagatcagaaggtcaccatcgcccagttgtgcgtgcgacatcaTGTCCTCATTTACAactactgcatggccatagagccttgcgaccgtttcaacaggtttgtcaacagcaccgactacaagttcgccacggtggaaaccaccgacgatgtaaaaacactcagtgttacaggcttggcctgcaagaaccttgttgaaatccatgaccactacagggtctggggcagcacgaagaaggactccctggtcgaacttgcctcggccatcatcgacccctactacgaaaaggtgaagcaggatgcccagagaacaagtcccctatcctggcacagggcctggatgcgtgataacccacaagtataggggatcaattgtagcctctttcgataagtaagagtgttgaacccaacgaggagttaaaaggtagaacaaatattccctcaagttctatcgaccatcgatacaactctacgcacgcttaacattcgctttacctagaacaagtatgaaactagaagtactttgtaggtgttgttggataggtttgcaagataataaagagcgcgtaaataacaactaggggttgtttatatgaagacacaactaagttagtttcagtagagagcttgttgtcacacaagaaagttatttatccctaggcaatcgataactagatcggtaatcattattgcaattttatttgagggagaggcataagctagcatactttctcttcttggatcatatgcaattatgattggaactctagaaagcatccgcaactactaaagatcattaaggtaaaacccaaccatagcattaaagtatcaagtccttttTATTCCCATactcaaacaacctacttactcgggtccatgcttttgtcactcacgccacccaccataagcaaatcatgaacatattgcaaaccctacagcggggatcctcacgcttgcgcgacatggagagcaccataggacaacaccaataataaaacatgcaactcaaatcaatcacgatcatcgattaacccataggacaaaacagatctactcaaacatcataggataaccatacatcattgggaaataatatatagcattgagcaccatgtttaagtagagattacagcgggtaaaagaggggttacaccactgcatagaggggggacgagttggtgatgagggcggtgacgttgttggtgtagattttggtgatgatgatggccctggcggcgttctgtcgccactgggagagagggggagagagcccccttcttcttcttcttcttcttcttcttcttcttcttcttcttcttcttcttcttcttcttcttcttcttcttccttgacctcccccctagatgggagaagttcCCCtcgggtccatggcctccatggcacgggaggggcgagagccccttcgtgattggatctctctctctgtctctctctgtttctgcgctccctgattctgccctttcaccgtttcttaaattcccggagatccgcaactccaattgggctgaaattttaacgcgatctctatccggatattagatttcttgtagcgaaagaagggcatcaaccgccttacggggtgaccacgagggcccagggcgcgcctgaccccctggggcgcgccccctgcctcgtggccccctcgggcatcgtctcgcgttgatttttcttcccaaaaatcacatatattccaaaaaatctccatcaattttatcccgtttggactctgtttgatatgatttactgcgaaacaaaaaacatgcaataaataggaactggcactgggcactagatcaatatgttagtcccaaaaatattataaaaagttgccaaaagtatatgaaagttgtataatattggcatggaacaatcaaagttatatatacgacggagacgtatcagcatccccaagcttaattcctgctcgccctcgagtacgtaaatgataaaaaagataatttttgatgtggaatgctacctagcataatcttgatcatgtaatctaatcatggcatgaatattaagacatgagtgattcaaagcaatagtctatcatttgacattaagacaataatacttcaagcatactaataaagcaatcatgtcttttcaaaataacatggccaaagaaagttatccctacaaaatcat
The window above is part of the Triticum aestivum cultivar Chinese Spring chromosome 2A, IWGSC CS RefSeq v2.1, whole genome shotgun sequence genome. Proteins encoded here:
- the LOC123189010 gene encoding uncharacterized protein isoform X2; this encodes MAGGTWLGGRRHDAQRVRSARMDSDAKHFDQACGLDVGAAQQVVVAAALQVVVATTLLVVVTAALVRPRSPRTAEGRASRAATGVLRNSLWISFCAASFLAHEVFVLMPEWELLLTMCSKKTLNSDILIGTLHFFHWWVVIDSQ
- the LOC123189010 gene encoding uncharacterized protein isoform X1; translated protein: MAGGTWLGGRRHDAQRVRSARMDSDAKHFDQACGLDVGAAQQVVVAAALQVVVATTLLVVVTAALVRPRSPRTAEGRASRAATGVLRNSLWISFCAASFLAHEVFVLMPEWELLLTMCSKKTLNSDILIELLELSGDIPVIPSISEPYRRSLQSVGFMMLCFLFFSLGSFCDYFSI